One genomic region from Haloprofundus salinisoli encodes:
- a CDS encoding AarF/UbiB family protein gives MVTLVNLRAYWRFLVVFRRFLPLIVAYTRDRNRFLLFGRSRRVTTEKQIERAELLLDTLLTLGPTFIKLGQLLSTRPDILPPAYIDVLSSLQDDVPPAPWEKSRVVIEDELGPVDEAFDAFDRDSISGASLGQVYLAEYEGERVAVKIRRPGIEDLVNADLRVIKWSIPFASRFVGEGQAFSLDSLADEFAKTIREEMDYGRERDMLVRIRSNFEDNRDIVIPRPIDDVSGRRVLTMEYEPGVKISNVETLDEMGIDRHDLAVTLQEVYLQMIIEDGVFHADPHPGNLAVDENGSIIFYDFGMSGTVDPFVQDKIVEFYIAVANQNIDGILDSLVEMGTLSPEADREVMASVMELAIADVRGEDIEQYRVQQVIQQVEDTIYEFPLRLPQNMALVLRVATVVEGVCVTLDPDFDFIEVATNYLSETGYREETAKQFVQDAGRQLQRTSEALVTVPPKLDRTLDKLERENVTVNIRIEDKNDVFDQLSRRIAYSMLFSVGLLSASILYSFGNDWRFAAAAIGVTIPMGLLLYRSLRKRRKGIRARPQFTRQSMRERRGD, from the coding sequence GTGGTCACACTGGTCAATCTGCGGGCGTACTGGCGATTCCTCGTCGTCTTTCGCCGATTCCTCCCGCTCATCGTCGCCTACACGAGAGACCGAAATCGGTTTCTCCTGTTCGGTCGGTCACGACGGGTCACCACCGAGAAGCAGATCGAGCGGGCGGAGCTACTGCTCGACACGCTGTTGACGCTCGGGCCGACGTTCATCAAACTCGGGCAACTGCTGTCGACGCGACCCGACATCCTCCCGCCCGCCTACATCGACGTGCTGTCGAGTCTGCAAGACGACGTGCCGCCCGCCCCCTGGGAGAAGTCCCGAGTCGTCATCGAGGACGAACTCGGTCCCGTCGACGAGGCGTTCGACGCCTTCGACCGCGACTCCATCAGCGGCGCGAGTCTCGGACAGGTGTACCTCGCCGAGTACGAGGGCGAACGCGTCGCCGTCAAGATTCGCCGCCCCGGCATCGAGGACCTGGTCAACGCCGACCTTCGGGTCATCAAGTGGTCGATTCCGTTCGCCTCGCGGTTCGTCGGCGAGGGCCAGGCGTTCTCGCTCGACAGCCTCGCCGACGAGTTCGCCAAGACCATCCGCGAGGAGATGGACTACGGCCGGGAACGCGACATGCTCGTCCGGATTCGCTCGAACTTCGAGGACAACCGCGACATCGTCATCCCGCGGCCGATAGACGACGTGTCGGGGCGGCGCGTACTCACGATGGAGTACGAACCGGGCGTGAAAATCAGCAACGTAGAGACGCTCGACGAGATGGGTATCGACCGCCACGACCTGGCGGTGACGCTCCAGGAGGTGTACCTCCAGATGATAATCGAGGACGGCGTCTTCCACGCCGACCCCCACCCGGGGAATCTCGCGGTCGACGAGAACGGCTCGATTATCTTCTACGACTTCGGGATGAGCGGCACCGTCGACCCGTTCGTCCAGGACAAGATCGTCGAGTTCTACATCGCCGTCGCCAACCAGAACATCGACGGCATCCTCGACTCGCTCGTCGAGATGGGGACGCTCTCGCCGGAGGCCGACCGCGAGGTGATGGCGAGCGTGATGGAGTTAGCCATCGCCGACGTCCGCGGCGAAGACATCGAACAGTACCGCGTCCAGCAGGTCATCCAGCAGGTCGAGGACACCATCTACGAGTTCCCGCTTCGTCTTCCCCAGAACATGGCACTCGTCCTCCGGGTCGCCACCGTCGTCGAGGGCGTCTGCGTGACGCTCGACCCCGACTTCGACTTCATCGAGGTCGCTACGAACTACCTCTCGGAGACCGGATATCGAGAAGAGACGGCCAAACAGTTCGTCCAGGACGCCGGACGGCAACTCCAGCGGACGTCGGAGGCGCTCGTCACCGTCCCGCCGAAGCTCGACCGGACGCTCGACAAACTCGAACGCGAGAACGTCACGGTCAACATTCGCATCGAGGACAAAAACGACGTGTTCGACCAGCTATCGCGGCGTATCGCCTACAGCATGCTGTTCTCCGTCGGATTGCTGTCGGCGTCTATCCTCTACTCGTTCGGCAACGACTGGCGCTTCGCCGCCGCCGCCATCGGTGTCACGATTCCGATGGGGTTGCTGCTTTATCGGTCGCTTCGAAAGCGGCGAAAGGGTATCCGCGCCCGTCCGCAGTTCACCCGACAGAGCATGCGCGAACGCCGCGGTGACTGA
- a CDS encoding HalOD1 output domain-containing protein, whose translation MSSGARVLHVDDDPDIIDLTNQLLDPAGDRFELTNTENGEEGLELLENGGFDCVISDSVTLPDGRLFASVVREKDASLPLVLFSGKSNAEILDEARRTDANGYVRKSGTESFERLERVVDESILLADDGWEPLAHHDWAGPQELVTTIASALETYSGVVATEGVPLFDAVDPDALGGLLGPAADGTHRESVSVRFVYRDLVLALFGDGRVLVRPQ comes from the coding sequence ATGTCAAGCGGGGCGAGGGTGCTTCACGTCGACGACGACCCGGATATCATAGATCTCACGAACCAGTTGCTCGACCCGGCAGGAGACCGGTTCGAGCTGACGAACACCGAGAACGGCGAGGAAGGGTTGGAGCTGCTCGAAAATGGAGGGTTCGACTGCGTCATCAGCGACTCGGTGACGCTGCCGGACGGGCGACTGTTCGCTTCCGTCGTCCGCGAGAAAGACGCGTCGTTGCCGTTGGTGCTGTTCTCGGGGAAGTCGAACGCTGAGATTCTCGACGAAGCGCGACGGACCGACGCGAACGGCTACGTCCGGAAGTCCGGCACGGAGAGCTTCGAGCGTCTCGAACGCGTCGTCGACGAATCGATACTGCTGGCCGACGACGGCTGGGAGCCGCTCGCGCACCACGACTGGGCGGGACCGCAGGAGTTGGTGACGACCATCGCCTCCGCGCTGGAGACGTACAGCGGCGTGGTCGCAACGGAGGGCGTGCCGCTGTTCGATGCCGTCGACCCCGACGCGCTCGGTGGCCTCCTCGGTCCCGCCGCCGACGGCACCCACCGCGAATCGGTGTCGGTCAGATTCGTGTACCGAGACCTCGTTTTAGCGCTGTTCGGCGACGGACGCGTGCTCGTCCGTCCCCAGTAA
- a CDS encoding molybdopterin biosynthesis protein, protein MRERKEFRDLADPEEAHAAIASLDLEPEAESVPLAEARGRVLAERVDAELDVPGFDRASMDGYAVRAKDTFGADEADPETLDLIGEVHAGAEPDVTVEPGTCAEISTGAVMPPGADAVVIVERTDERGENEIEVRTAVAPGDSVMFAGADIAAGARALGPGTLLTPREIGLLSALGRDEVPVRGRPRVGIVSTGDELVRPGETLHSARGQIYDVNSYTIATGVEEAGGEAVLYPHAGDDYDEMERLLLRASEECDLVLSSGSTSASAVDVIYRVIEDRGELLLHGVAVKPGKPMLVGRLDNSAYVGLPGYPVSALTIFRTFVAPAVRRAAGVPEPQTATVSGRMAVRERYGEGRMRLMPVGLLEDESGETLVYPVDKGSGATTSLVEADGIVEVHPDTEYLAEGEAVDVILFSPDVRPPSLLGVGEDDPLLNRLLDRLGTPRYLPVGSREGVRRLRDGVPDVAVVAGRVERDVDSVDLGGWRREWGLVVPDGNPSGVEGVSSLVDDDLRFVNRDTNSGLRTSLSGLVDDLADDRGVSRHDLVSAIDGFDRSVKASESPARRVLAGDADVGVGLRATADRLGLGFVSLGWQDVRVRANPDRTEKPSVDAFRTVLDEVSDRLGGLSGYDAS, encoded by the coding sequence ATGAGAGAGAGAAAGGAGTTCCGCGACCTCGCCGACCCCGAGGAAGCACACGCCGCCATCGCGTCGCTGGACCTCGAACCCGAAGCCGAATCGGTGCCGCTGGCGGAGGCGCGCGGACGGGTGCTCGCCGAGCGCGTCGACGCCGAACTCGACGTCCCGGGGTTCGACCGGGCATCGATGGACGGCTACGCGGTCCGGGCGAAGGACACCTTCGGCGCGGACGAGGCCGACCCCGAGACGCTCGACCTAATCGGCGAAGTCCACGCCGGCGCGGAGCCCGACGTGACCGTCGAACCCGGCACGTGCGCCGAGATCTCGACGGGCGCGGTGATGCCGCCGGGTGCGGACGCCGTCGTCATCGTCGAGCGAACGGACGAGCGCGGAGAGAACGAAATCGAAGTTCGGACGGCCGTCGCCCCCGGCGACAGCGTGATGTTCGCCGGGGCGGACATCGCCGCCGGCGCGCGGGCGCTGGGTCCGGGGACCCTCCTGACGCCGCGTGAGATCGGCTTGCTGTCGGCGCTCGGCCGAGACGAGGTGCCGGTACGGGGTCGTCCCCGAGTGGGCATCGTCTCGACCGGAGACGAACTCGTCCGCCCGGGTGAGACGTTGCACAGCGCCCGCGGCCAGATTTACGACGTGAACAGCTACACCATCGCTACGGGCGTCGAGGAGGCCGGCGGCGAAGCCGTGCTCTACCCGCACGCCGGCGACGACTACGACGAGATGGAGCGGTTGCTCTTGCGGGCCTCCGAGGAGTGTGACCTCGTGCTCTCGTCTGGTTCGACCTCCGCGTCTGCGGTCGACGTCATCTACCGCGTCATCGAGGACAGAGGCGAGTTGTTGCTCCACGGCGTCGCGGTCAAACCCGGGAAACCGATGCTCGTCGGGCGACTCGACAACAGCGCCTACGTCGGTCTCCCCGGGTACCCCGTCTCGGCGCTCACCATCTTCCGGACGTTCGTCGCGCCCGCGGTTCGCCGCGCGGCGGGCGTCCCGGAACCGCAGACGGCGACGGTGAGCGGGAGGATGGCCGTCCGCGAGCGTTACGGCGAGGGGCGGATGCGACTGATGCCGGTCGGGTTGCTGGAAGACGAGTCCGGTGAGACGCTCGTCTACCCCGTCGACAAGGGAAGCGGCGCGACGACGAGTCTCGTCGAGGCCGACGGCATCGTCGAGGTTCACCCCGACACCGAGTATCTCGCCGAGGGCGAGGCGGTGGACGTGATACTGTTCTCGCCGGACGTCCGCCCGCCGTCGCTACTCGGCGTCGGCGAGGACGACCCGCTTTTGAACCGCCTGCTCGACCGCCTCGGGACGCCGCGGTATCTCCCGGTCGGCAGCAGAGAGGGAGTTCGACGCCTCCGCGACGGCGTCCCCGACGTCGCCGTCGTCGCCGGTCGGGTCGAGCGAGACGTCGACTCCGTGGACCTCGGCGGGTGGCGGCGCGAGTGGGGCCTCGTCGTCCCCGACGGCAACCCGTCGGGCGTCGAGGGCGTTTCGAGCCTCGTCGACGACGACCTCCGCTTCGTCAACCGTGACACGAACTCAGGGCTGCGGACGAGCTTGAGCGGCCTCGTCGACGACCTCGCCGACGACCGCGGCGTCTCGCGTCACGACCTCGTCTCCGCGATCGACGGCTTCGACCGGTCGGTGAAGGCCTCGGAGAGTCCGGCCCGACGCGTGCTCGCCGGCGACGCGGACGTAGGCGTCGGCCTCCGGGCGACCGCCGACCGCCTCGGCCTCGGATTCGTCTCACTGGGGTGGCAGGACGTCCGCGTCCGCGCCAACCCCGACCGAACGGAGAAGCCGAGCGTCGACGCCTTCCGGACGGTGCTCGACGAAGTGAGCGACCGTCTCGGGGGCCTCTCCGGCTACGACGCCTCGTAG
- a CDS encoding translation initiation factor IF-5A, whose translation MAKQQKQVRELQEGSYVMMDDAPCKINHYSTAKPGKHGSAKARVEGRGVFDGKKRSLSQPVDAKVWVPIIDRKQGQVVSVTGDDAQVMDLDTYETFTMRIPDGEDFSPESEIEYLEYEGNRKVV comes from the coding sequence ATGGCGAAACAGCAGAAGCAGGTTCGCGAACTGCAGGAAGGCAGCTACGTCATGATGGACGACGCCCCGTGTAAGATCAATCATTACAGCACCGCCAAACCCGGCAAACACGGCAGCGCGAAGGCCCGCGTCGAGGGACGCGGCGTCTTCGACGGGAAGAAGCGCAGCCTCAGCCAGCCTGTCGACGCCAAAGTGTGGGTCCCGATCATCGATCGAAAGCAGGGCCAGGTCGTCTCGGTCACCGGCGACGACGCGCAGGTGATGGACCTCGACACCTACGAGACGTTCACGATGCGTATCCCCGACGGCGAGGACTTCTCCCCCGAGAGCGAAATCGAGTACCTCGAGTACGAGGGCAACCGAAAGGTCGTGTAA
- the speB gene encoding agmatinase, which produces MFPGATAERCDANFVILGAPLDISTSFQPGARFGPDRIRRFAETFDDYDRRTDQFFSDLSVHDAGDLHAWSDAAEYVEFLSGELGDAVRDDAVPITLGGEHTVTAAGVRAVDPDVFVCLDAHLDLRREYAGDEWSHACVTRRVLDTADEAIILGARTGSPDEWERAESDDVTVVAPKDVADWEPAFDADDSVYLSVDIDGADPGFAPGTGTMEPFGLTPREMRDVVRAVAPTADGFDVVEVNDRDDGQAASLAGKLLKEFVYERAATDE; this is translated from the coding sequence ATGTTCCCCGGGGCGACTGCCGAACGCTGTGACGCGAACTTCGTCATCCTCGGTGCGCCCCTGGACATCTCCACGAGTTTTCAACCGGGGGCCCGTTTCGGCCCCGACCGCATCAGACGGTTCGCCGAAACGTTCGACGACTACGACCGTCGAACCGACCAGTTCTTTTCCGATCTCTCAGTGCACGACGCGGGCGACCTCCACGCCTGGAGCGACGCCGCCGAGTACGTCGAGTTCCTGAGCGGCGAACTCGGCGACGCCGTCCGCGACGACGCCGTTCCCATCACCCTCGGCGGCGAACACACCGTCACCGCCGCCGGCGTCCGCGCCGTCGACCCGGACGTCTTCGTCTGCCTCGACGCCCACCTCGACCTCAGACGCGAGTACGCCGGCGACGAGTGGAGCCACGCCTGCGTCACCAGACGCGTCCTCGACACCGCAGACGAGGCGATTATCCTCGGCGCACGCACCGGATCACCCGACGAGTGGGAACGCGCAGAAAGCGACGACGTGACCGTCGTCGCGCCCAAAGACGTCGCCGACTGGGAACCCGCGTTCGACGCCGACGATTCGGTCTACCTGAGCGTCGACATCGACGGGGCGGACCCCGGCTTCGCGCCCGGGACGGGGACGATGGAGCCGTTCGGACTGACGCCGCGGGAGATGCGCGACGTCGTTCGGGCCGTCGCTCCGACCGCCGACGGCTTCGACGTCGTCGAGGTGAACGACCGAGACGATGGCCAAGCCGCGTCGCTCGCCGGGAAACTTCTCAAGGAGTTCGTCTACGAGCGCGCGGCGACGGACGAGTAG
- a CDS encoding DICT sensory domain-containing protein: MTLRQFISAVAVKRKQIIAYAADDEPVPVEQFETRNVTVKRRKLPRDGPPGFVVIRDDDGFAGSLSLDELRHLVTPPIRRPWSDGGETSYRALFEILDNTVFTSFEKKQMVAMSREIEERAWRVGHGTLRCGFQSLEALRKQRSVYSRLVEETDLDVHVYLADEQGEWPVDGVTAHVESSDEIGRTWLVVYDGSTYTMAACALIAEEVEAGRFRGFWTYDEELVDELLTYLTTTYE; the protein is encoded by the coding sequence ATGACACTCAGACAGTTCATCTCTGCGGTGGCGGTGAAGCGAAAGCAGATTATCGCGTACGCGGCCGACGACGAGCCGGTGCCGGTCGAACAGTTCGAAACGCGCAACGTGACCGTCAAACGGCGTAAACTCCCCCGCGATGGACCGCCGGGGTTCGTCGTCATCCGCGACGACGACGGGTTCGCAGGCTCGCTGAGTCTCGACGAACTCCGTCACCTGGTGACGCCGCCGATTCGCCGTCCTTGGTCCGACGGGGGCGAGACGAGCTACCGGGCCCTGTTCGAGATTCTCGACAATACGGTTTTCACGTCGTTCGAGAAGAAACAGATGGTTGCGATGTCGCGGGAGATCGAGGAACGAGCGTGGCGCGTCGGTCACGGAACGCTCAGATGCGGATTTCAGTCGTTGGAGGCGCTCCGGAAACAGCGGTCGGTTTACTCGCGGTTGGTCGAAGAGACCGATCTCGACGTTCACGTCTACCTCGCCGACGAGCAAGGGGAGTGGCCGGTCGACGGCGTCACCGCCCACGTCGAGTCGAGTGACGAAATCGGACGGACGTGGCTCGTCGTCTACGACGGCAGTACGTACACGATGGCCGCCTGCGCGCTCATCGCCGAGGAAGTCGAAGCGGGACGGTTTCGGGGCTTCTGGACCTACGACGAGGAACTCGTCGACGAACTACTGACGTATCTCACGACGACGTACGAGTGA
- a CDS encoding deoxyhypusine synthase yields the protein MSDDGRDHGSDDGDGDGHAEYHPPHREEFDHDPVGHTDVRAGMTVSELVDEYGKAGIGAAAVHEAVDVYAEMLADDDCTVFLSLAGAMVPTGMRKVVSDLIRDGHVDALVTTGANLTHDSIEAIGGKHHHGTEHAEGKTPREHDETLRDEEVDRIYNVYLPQEHFALFESHLRAEVFPPLEEEGSVGIERLCRELGRANSEVNEREGIEEDAGVAAAAYESDVPIYCPAVQDSVFGLQAWMYSQTSAFTLDALKDMTPLTDLAYHADRAGCLLVGGGVPKNFTLQTMLVTPGAYDYAVQITMDPASTGGLSGATLDEARSWGKLTKEAQNVTVQGDATVYLPLLVAAARERIGN from the coding sequence ATGAGCGACGACGGACGCGACCACGGAAGCGACGACGGAGATGGCGACGGCCACGCCGAGTACCACCCACCGCACCGCGAGGAGTTCGACCACGACCCCGTGGGTCACACCGACGTCCGCGCCGGGATGACCGTCTCGGAACTCGTCGACGAGTACGGGAAGGCGGGTATCGGCGCGGCGGCGGTCCACGAGGCCGTCGACGTGTACGCCGAGATGTTGGCCGACGACGACTGCACCGTCTTTCTCTCGCTCGCGGGGGCGATGGTGCCGACCGGGATGCGGAAGGTCGTCTCCGACCTCATCCGCGACGGCCACGTCGACGCGCTGGTGACGACGGGCGCGAACCTCACTCACGACTCCATCGAGGCCATCGGCGGCAAACACCACCACGGAACCGAACACGCCGAGGGGAAGACGCCCCGCGAGCACGACGAGACGCTGCGCGACGAGGAGGTCGACCGTATCTACAACGTCTACCTCCCCCAAGAACACTTCGCGCTGTTCGAGTCGCACCTCCGCGCGGAGGTGTTCCCGCCGCTGGAGGAGGAAGGCTCGGTCGGTATCGAACGCCTCTGCCGGGAACTCGGCCGCGCGAACAGCGAGGTGAACGAGCGCGAGGGTATCGAGGAGGACGCGGGCGTCGCCGCCGCCGCCTACGAGTCGGACGTGCCGATCTACTGCCCGGCCGTCCAGGACTCGGTGTTCGGCCTGCAGGCGTGGATGTACTCGCAAACGTCGGCGTTCACGCTCGACGCGCTGAAGGACATGACGCCGCTGACGGACCTCGCCTACCACGCCGACAGAGCGGGCTGTCTGCTCGTCGGCGGCGGCGTCCCGAAGAACTTCACGCTCCAGACGATGCTCGTCACCCCCGGCGCGTACGACTACGCGGTCCAGATTACGATGGACCCCGCTTCGACGGGCGGACTCTCGGGCGCGACGCTCGACGAGGCGCGCTCGTGGGGGAAGTTGACGAAGGAAGCGCAGAACGTCACCGTGCAGGGCGACGCGACAGTGTACCTGCCGCTGCTCGTCGCGGCGGCGAGAGAGCGAATCGGGAACTGA
- a CDS encoding Hsp20/alpha crystallin family protein, giving the protein MSALRDALRELPKAVFADLLESDDAYLLVVDLPGVTAETADVRFEEGRLVIEARREKSLPQEFRYLREDRSLFLDAELPLPPDASGDGAEASMDRGVLELHLPKRTATPERSIPITDDSAE; this is encoded by the coding sequence ATGTCAGCGCTGCGCGACGCGTTGCGGGAACTGCCGAAAGCGGTGTTCGCCGACCTGTTGGAGAGCGACGACGCGTACCTGCTCGTCGTAGACTTACCCGGCGTGACCGCCGAGACGGCTGACGTGCGTTTCGAGGAGGGTCGCCTCGTCATCGAAGCCCGACGCGAGAAGAGTCTTCCACAGGAGTTCCGCTACCTCCGCGAAGACCGCTCGCTGTTCCTCGACGCGGAACTCCCCCTGCCGCCGGACGCCTCCGGCGACGGTGCCGAGGCGTCGATGGACCGCGGCGTCCTCGAACTTCACCTCCCCAAGCGGACAGCCACCCCCGAGCGGTCGATCCCGATAACGGACGACTCCGCGGAGTAG
- a CDS encoding DUF7344 domain-containing protein: protein MGRVENSHGESDVTLISEATTVDDEMFAVLSDEHRRFALYALLQFQRLTIEELTDIVTGWTNADGWRGVTSDERDTVLSMLYHNHVPMLEDAGYVEYDTDTKELSLAALPASLYDLVTYARRHERKNDGERERRDSTENNGDGSEADDVSDVVGDERDDGNGDNGNGET, encoded by the coding sequence GTGGGTAGAGTCGAAAATAGTCACGGAGAGTCGGACGTTACGCTCATCTCGGAAGCAACGACTGTCGACGACGAGATGTTCGCCGTCCTCTCGGACGAGCACCGACGGTTCGCGCTCTACGCGCTCCTGCAGTTCCAGCGGTTGACGATCGAGGAGTTGACGGATATCGTCACCGGGTGGACGAACGCCGACGGTTGGCGGGGCGTCACGTCCGACGAGCGGGACACCGTCCTCTCGATGCTCTATCACAACCACGTCCCGATGCTCGAAGACGCGGGCTACGTCGAGTACGATACCGACACTAAGGAACTGTCGCTCGCCGCGCTCCCGGCGTCGTTGTACGACCTCGTGACGTACGCTCGGCGACACGAACGCAAAAACGACGGGGAGCGGGAGCGACGCGATTCGACGGAGAACAACGGCGACGGTTCCGAGGCGGACGATGTCAGCGATGTCGTAGGCGACGAACGTGACGACGGTAACGGCGACAACGGCAACGGCGAAACGTAA
- a CDS encoding Nif3-like dinuclear metal center hexameric protein has protein sequence MRLSKLTDRLDETLRTDAYADIDASANGLQVGPDDAEITRVAVAVDAAVATVDAAAAADADLLVTHHGLSWGGIERVTGKQYRRIAPLVENDLALYVSHLPLDGHQELGNAAGIGDLLDLSEREPFGSLGPEYIGQRGRASEPFDATELATTLDAELDTGGRGVQVLEFGPDEIEDVAVVTGSGVDWLDEAVDAGVDALVTGEGKQKAYHEAREAGIHVFLAGHYATETFGVRALSSRLADWGVETTFVDHPTGL, from the coding sequence ATGCGCCTCTCGAAGCTGACCGACCGACTCGACGAGACCCTTCGAACCGACGCCTACGCGGATATCGACGCGAGCGCGAACGGCCTACAGGTCGGCCCCGACGACGCCGAGATAACTCGGGTCGCCGTCGCCGTAGACGCCGCCGTCGCCACCGTCGACGCCGCGGCGGCGGCAGATGCCGACCTCCTCGTCACCCACCACGGACTCTCGTGGGGCGGCATCGAGCGCGTGACCGGCAAGCAGTACCGACGAATCGCGCCGCTCGTCGAGAACGACCTGGCGCTGTACGTCTCGCACCTCCCGCTCGACGGTCACCAGGAACTCGGCAACGCCGCCGGAATCGGCGACCTCCTCGACCTCTCCGAGCGCGAACCGTTCGGAAGCCTCGGGCCCGAGTACATCGGCCAGCGCGGGCGCGCGAGCGAGCCTTTCGACGCGACGGAACTGGCGACGACGCTCGACGCCGAACTGGACACGGGCGGCCGCGGCGTCCAGGTGCTCGAGTTCGGCCCCGACGAAATCGAAGACGTCGCCGTCGTCACCGGCAGCGGCGTCGACTGGCTGGACGAAGCCGTCGACGCCGGTGTCGACGCGCTGGTGACCGGCGAAGGAAAGCAGAAGGCGTACCACGAGGCGCGGGAGGCCGGAATCCACGTCTTCTTGGCCGGTCACTACGCGACGGAGACGTTCGGCGTGCGGGCTCTCTCGTCGCGACTCGCCGACTGGGGCGTCGAGACGACGTTCGTCGACCACCCGACGGGGCTGTGA
- a CDS encoding molybdopterin molybdotransferase MoeA has protein sequence MSHDDLRRAGFKDRTRVADARERLLAAVTPHDRTGRLPLVDADGRALAETVAAARDVPGYDRAAMDGYAVRAEDTFGASGRSPAVLRLAAADDDGDGESDEAAVNPGEAARVHTGSELPDGADAVVMVEHTEQFGDEVEVFDALAEGENVGDADEDVRDGQSLYDPGHRLRPSDLGLLKSVGVREVEAYERPRVAVIPTGEELVQRDPEPGEVVETNGLTVSKLVERWGGDASYRDVVTDDEDALREAVESNLDHDVVVTTGGSSVGERDLTYEVVDDLGEVFVHGVALKPGHPVALGDVDGTAVVMLPGYPVACVINAVQFLRPALKRAGHLPSEPFPTREATLTRKIPSEPGVRTFARVRTEPGEDGEGLEATPTRASGSGILSSVALADGWVVVPEEREGIEEGATVAVENWEWSA, from the coding sequence ATGAGCCACGACGACCTGCGACGCGCCGGATTCAAAGACCGGACCCGCGTCGCCGACGCCCGCGAGCGACTGCTCGCGGCGGTCACGCCCCACGACCGAACGGGACGCCTCCCGCTGGTCGACGCCGACGGCCGAGCGCTCGCCGAGACGGTCGCCGCCGCCCGCGACGTTCCCGGCTACGACCGGGCGGCGATGGACGGCTACGCGGTCCGCGCCGAGGACACCTTCGGCGCGTCCGGACGCTCTCCCGCCGTCCTCCGACTCGCCGCGGCGGACGACGACGGGGACGGCGAAAGCGACGAGGCGGCCGTGAACCCCGGCGAGGCCGCTCGCGTCCACACCGGGAGCGAACTGCCCGACGGTGCCGACGCCGTCGTGATGGTCGAACACACCGAGCAGTTCGGCGACGAAGTCGAGGTGTTCGACGCCCTCGCCGAGGGCGAGAACGTCGGCGACGCCGACGAAGACGTGCGAGACGGCCAGTCGCTGTACGACCCCGGTCACCGCCTCCGGCCGTCGGACCTCGGGCTGTTGAAATCGGTCGGCGTCCGCGAAGTCGAGGCGTACGAACGACCCCGAGTGGCCGTGATTCCGACCGGCGAGGAGCTCGTCCAGCGCGACCCCGAACCCGGTGAAGTCGTCGAAACGAACGGCCTCACAGTCTCGAAACTCGTCGAACGATGGGGCGGCGACGCCAGCTATCGGGACGTCGTGACCGACGACGAAGACGCGCTCCGCGAGGCCGTCGAGTCGAACCTCGACCACGACGTGGTGGTGACCACGGGCGGCTCGTCGGTCGGCGAACGGGACCTGACGTACGAGGTCGTCGACGACCTCGGCGAGGTGTTCGTCCACGGCGTCGCGCTGAAACCCGGCCACCCCGTCGCGCTCGGCGACGTCGACGGCACGGCGGTCGTGATGCTCCCCGGCTACCCCGTCGCCTGCGTCATCAACGCCGTGCAGTTCCTCCGCCCGGCGCTCAAGCGCGCGGGCCACCTCCCGTCTGAACCCTTCCCGACCCGGGAGGCGACGCTGACCAGAAAGATTCCGAGCGAACCCGGCGTTCGGACGTTCGCCCGCGTTCGCACGGAACCGGGTGAGGACGGAGAGGGACTCGAAGCGACGCCGACGCGCGCCAGCGGTTCCGGCATCCTGTCGAGCGTCGCGCTCGCCGACGGCTGGGTCGTCGTCCCCGAGGAGCGCGAAGGAATAGAAGAGGGCGCGACCGTCGCCGTCGAGAACTGGGAGTGGTCCGCATGA